The genome window CTTGGCCGAATCCACGAAGGCCTGGATGACTCCGGCGATCTGCCCTTCGTCCAACTGCACCGGCTGGGTGTGTTGCGGGTCGAAGGCAATCGGCGACGGACCGACCGGCACCCAGCCGCCATCCGCCGGTTTGACGCTGCCATGCTTGCCCAGCCAAGGTCGCCAGGTGCTGGCCTTGCGCCCGGCATGGGCCAGCTGTATGCCCGGCACGGCGCCTTGGGCGGTGATGAACCGGGTGATGCGTTGCAAGGGTTCGATCTGTTCATCGTTCCACAGCCCCAGATCCTGGGCAGTGATACGACCGTCGGCGGTCACGGCGGTGGCTTCGGTGAACACCAGGCCGGCACCGCCCACGGCGCGGCTGCCCAAGTGCACCAGGTGCCAATCGTTGGCCAGGCCATCGGTGCTCGAATACTGGCACATCGGCGATACCGCGATGCGATTGGGCAGGGTCAATTGGCGAAGGGTATAGGGTTCCAGCAGCAGACTCATGGGGCACCTCTCGAATCAGTGGGCAGGCTCCAGGGTTCTGTTTGAAAAGTCGACGAGTGACAAGAAGGTGCAACACCCGCCCCCGCGGGCAAAAAATTCGACAAGACGTCACAAGGGCTATCAAGCAGTGCTTAGAGCCTAGTCGACAACCCGGGAGGCGGGAGGGTTCAGAACTTAAAAACCGACGGTGTGACGCAATGGCGTACCCCTGTGGCGAGGGAGCTTGCTCCCGCTGGACGCGCCAGCGTCCCCTTGCGATGTGATGGCTGAAGTTCAGGGGGCCGCTTCGCAGCCCAGCGGGAGCAAGCTCCCTCGCCACGAAGACCCGTCGGCTAGCGCGGTTCGATATGGGCAATCATCAACTGCACCGTTTCCTGGCCGCGGAACTCGTTGAGGTCGAGCTTGTAGGCCAGTTCCACCCAGCGCACGGTAGGGTTGGGCCAGATCTCGCGGTCGATGCCGAAGGCGATGCCGTCGAGCTTCACCGAGCCGCACTCGCTCTTGAGAATGACCTTCAGGTGCCGTTCGCCCACCACCCGTTGTTCGACCAACTGGAACACACCATGGAACATCGGTTCCGGGAAATGCTGGCCCCAGGGACCGGCATGGCGCAGCGCCCGGGCCAGCTCGAGGTGGAACTCCTCCACCGCCAGGGTGCCATCCGACAACAACCGGCCGGTCAGGTCTTCTTCGCGCAATTGCCGGCGCACTTCCGCGTCGAACGCTTCGGCGAACAACGGAAAATTCGCTTCCGGCAACGTCAGCCCCGCCGCCATGGCGTGACCGCCGTACTTGCTGATCAGGGTCGGATGCTGCGCCGCCACCACGCTCAGCGCATCGCGAATGTGAAAACCCGGTACCGAGCGCCCCGAACCCTTGAGCAAACCGTCCCCGGCATCGGCAAAGGCGATGGTCGGGCGGAAATAGCGCTCTTTCATTCGCGAGGCGAGAATGCCGATGACCCCTTGGTGCCACTGCGGGTCGAAGAGGCACAAACCGAATGGCATCGACTCCACTGGCAGGTCCTTGAGCTGAGCCAGGGCTTCACGCTGCATGCCCTGCTCGATGGACTTGCGGTCCTGGTTCATGCCGTCCAGTTGCGCCGCCATCTCCCGCGCCAGGGCCGGGTCGTCGGTGAGCAGGCATTCGATGCCCAGGCTCATGTCGTCCAGGCGCCCTGCCGCATTCAGACGTGGCCCGAGGATAAATCCGAGGTCGGTGGAGGTAATCCGTGACGCGTCGCGCTTGGCCACTTCCAGGATCGCCTTGATGCCGGGCCGGGCGCGTCCGGCGCGAATCCGTTCCAGGCCCTGGTGCACCAGGATCCGGTTATTCGCGTCCAGGGGCACTACGTCGGCCACGCTGCCCAGGGCCACCAGGTCGAGCAATTCGCCGATGTTCGGCTGGGGGGTGCTGGCATACCACCCCAGGCTGCGCAGACGCGCCCGCAGAGCCATCAGCACATAAAAAATCACCCCGACACCGGCCAGGGCCTTGCTCGGGAATTCGCAACCCGGCTGGTTCGGATTGACAATGGCATCGGCCGCCGGCAATTCGAGGCCTGGCAAGTGGTGGTCGGTGACCAGTACCTGGAGCCCCGCCGCTTTCGCCGCCGCCACGCCTTCCACGCTGGAGATGCCGTTATCCACGGTGATCAGCAACTGCGGTGCGCGGGCCAGGGCGACTTCGACGATTTCCGGGGTCAGCCCGTAGCCATATTCGAAGCGATTGGGCACCAGGTAATCGACATGGGCTGCACCGAGCAGGCGCAACCCGAGCATCCCCACGGTGCTGGCGGTCGCGCCATCGGCATCGAAGTCACCCACGATCAGGATGCGCTGGCGCTGCTCCAATGCCGTCACCAACAGATCCACCGCGGCGTCGATCCCCTTGAGCTGCTGAAAGGGAATCAGGCGCGCCAGGCTCTTGTCCAGTTCAGCCTCGGACTGTACGCCGCGTGCCGCGTACAGGCGCGTCAAGAGGGGCGGCAGGTCACCGAGAAATGGCAGGGTGTCGGGCAGTTGGCGGGGTTCTATGCGCATGGGGTGACGACATTTCTCTGGATAATCGTGAAAATTCTGGCAGGGAGCTTGTGTGGGAGCGAGCTTGCTCGCGAAAGCGGCGGCACATTCAACATAAATGCAAACTGATCTACCGTATTCGCGAGCAAGCTCGCTCCCACAATGAGTTCACTTGATGCCGGGGCGGTTCAACCACGCTCGCCCAGCAACCATTGCAGCTGGACTTCATGCTGGCCACGGTCGTCGGTCACGAAAATCGTGCCCTCGCTGATCATCACATCCCACTTGATCACCCGGGGCATGTCCTGGGCCAGGGTTTCGAGCACGTCCTGGGGCACGGCGGCGATGTTGACGTTCTTCAGGTTCTTGACCGCCGGGATCACCTTGCCTTCCCACACCCGCAGGCTGCCATAGGCCAGCAGGCTGGTGCGCTCGGTCCGGCGCGAGCACCAGGTCAGGCGATCGGCATCCGGCTGGCCGACTTCGATCCAGTGCAACACACGGTCATCCAGGCTTTTTTCCCACAGCGCAGGTTCATCGACGTCTGACAGACCACGACCAAATGCCAGCAGCTCGTTGTACCAGAACGCGTAGGCCAGCAGGCGCACGGTCATGCGCTCTTCGGTTTCCGAAGGGTGGCGGGCGATGGTCTGCTTCACATTCTCGTACACATTGCGGTCGAGGTCGGTGAGGTTCAGTTCAAACTTGTAGGTCGTGGACGGCTGGGCCATGAACGGGCTTCTTGATACGAGGAAAGGCGGCAAGTCTAACCGATGACGCGGGCAATCCACGAATTGCCGACCATCAACCTGCGGCGACCGGCCCTGGCCTATGATAAAACGCTCTATTCGTTCTGCCTTTGTCCTACAGGATCCGCCATGTCGCTTACTGCCAAACCCCTTGCCGGCGTCAAAGTCATCGAACTGGGTACCTTGATCGCCGGGCCCTTCGCCTCGCGCATCTGCGGCGAATTCGGTGCCGATGTCATCAAGGTCGAATCGCCCGACGGCGGTGATCCACTGCGCAAGTGGCGCAAGCTGTACGAAGGCACCTCGTTGTGGTGGTTCGTCCAGGCACGCAACAAGAAATCCCTGACCTTGAACCTCAAGCACCCCGAAGGCCTGGCGATCCTGAAAAAACTGCTCGGCGAGGCCGACATCCTGATCGAAAACTTTCGCCCCGGCGTGTTGGAGAAGCTCGGCCTGGGCTGGGAGGTGCTGCATGCACTGAACCCGAAACTGGTGATGGTGCGGCTTTCGGGCTTCGGCCAGACCGGGCCGATGAAAGACCAGCCGGGGTTTGGCGCGGTGGGCGAATCCATGGGCGGCCTGCGCTACATCACCGGGTTCGAAGACCGCCCACCGGTGCGCACCGGGATTTCCATCGGCGACTCCATCGCCGCCCTCTGGGGGGTGATTGGCGCATTGATGGCCCTGCGTCACCGGGAGATCAACGGCGGCACCGGACAAGTGGTGGACGTGGCCTTGTACGAGGCGATTTTCGCCATGATGGAAAGCATGGTGCCGGAGTTCGACGTGTTCGGTTTCATCCGCGAGCGCACCGGCAATATCATGCCCGGCATCACCCCCTCGTCCATCCACACCAGCGCCGATGGCAAGCACGTGCAGATTGGCGCCAACGGCGATGCGATCTTCAAGCGTTTCATGCAGATCATCGGCCGTGACGACCTGGCCAATGACCCGCAACTGGCCAGCAATGATGGCCGTGACAGCCGGCGTGACGAGCTGTACGGGGTCATCGATCGCTGGGTCAACGCGCTGCCGCTCGATAGCGTTATCGACCAACTGAACCAGGCCGGGGTGCCGGCCAGTCGGATCTTCAGCGCCGAGGATATGTTCAGCGACCCGCAGTTCCTCGCCCGTGAGATGTTCCTGCAGGCCAAGCTGCCGGACGGCAAGGCGTTCAAGATGCCGGGGATCATACCGAAGCTCTCCGACACCCCGGGCACCTGCGAATGGGTCGGGCCGGCACTGGGTGAACACAACGCACAAGTGCTCGGTGAGCTGGGCTACGACCCACAGCAGATCGCCAAACTGCGCAGCGACGGCGCCATTTGAAGCACTGCAGGGAGGCAGTCACTGGAGATCAAACCGTGGGAGCGAGCTTGCTCGCGATAGCGTCAGATCAGCCGCATCGATCTCGACTGACACTCCGCTATCGCGAGCAAGCTCGCTCCCACAAAAGCGTCCTGCGCCCGACAGAACACACCAAAAAACATAAACGCCGGGCAAAAAGAAACCCCGAGAAGTGGGGAGACGACTCGGGGTTAAACGTGACCATTCAAGGTCCGTACAACAAGCGACAAGCACCGGAGCACAATGCTCGCTCTTGCTGGTAAAGGGTCTGACTGGTCAAGGCGTAGGAAGGTTCCCACAAAAGCCCAGTCAATTCGCCGCGACCATGACCTTGTCGCGCGCCAGATTGCGCAGCGCCGCAATCACACAGGGCTCCAGGCGCCCCTCGGCAATCAGCACATCGCGATGCAGGCCATCGACTACGTCCGTCAACTGACGCTTGTCGGTCAATTGGGCCTGATTGAACACTCGCTCGACCATGATGACCCCGCTGGCATTCTTCAGCGTCACCCGGCATTCGCCCTTGGCGCCGGAGGGAGTCAGCGAGACCTGATACGGGCTCAAGGCTTCATTCAGCAATAGGCTGATACTTTCCATTCGCTCACCCTTCAATAGTCCGAAACAACTGCATGTGCACAGTAAATGACCGTGGGCCGCAGCAGAAAGTTCGTCAGCGCACCGAACCGGCATGCCTTCAACCTGTTCAACCGAGCATGCGCGTCCAATATGACAGGCAAACAACAACGCTCTGCGAGAGCCGTTACGAGGTGACGGCCGGCTCAGACAGGCCCCTGTCGCAACGACGCCACCGCCGCCCGACATCGGTCCAGCCACCCAGAATGCCGCGCAGCTGCCCATCAGCCCCATAGAACGGCACCGACCAATGATAGATTTCCCGCAATCCGCCGCTGAACATCAATTGCCGGTCGACGAATCGAGATTGGCCGGTGCGCAATTGCTCCATCACTTCCCCGTGCAGCAGCTCGGCGGTGGCCGGCGGGAATGATGCCGAGTCGGTAAGCCGCGTGCCCCGCAGTTTTTCGAAGCGGGTCGCAAACTGGTCTTCATAGCTTTTGTTGCACATGATCAGGCGCCCTTCCAGATCACAGATAAAAATCGGGTCGGGAATGGCATCCATCAAGGCCCGCTGGAGCATCAACTGGTCCTTGAGGACCGCTTCGGCCTTGAGGCGTTGGTCGATCTGTATCTGCAGGCGGCGGTTCCACAGCAGGGACAAGAGACCAAACACCACGACCACGGTCACACACCAGTAACCCCAGCGGGACATCCGCTCCCAGATCGATGGCGCCTGGACGGGCGTAGCACCGGCCATCCATTTCGAACGCAGTGCACGCATGTCCTCGGCGGGGAAGGCTTCCAGCGCTTTATTCAAGATACTCAACAGCACGGTCAGGTCCTGGCGCACTGCCAGGTAGTCCGGTTCCCACTTGCCCTCAAGGCCGCTGCCGACCTGCAACTGCCCGGCGGGATAGAGATGCACCCCGGTTTCATTTTCGATGGTGGCATAAGCTTCCCGGCTCTCCACCAACGCCCGCGCCTCGCCAAAGGTCTTGGTCGTACGCAATTTGATCGCCGGGTAATCGCGCCTGATTTCCGCCTCCAATGCATGCCGTGCCGGCAGTGCCAGGACCTTCCCTTCGAGCTGCTCCAGCGAATGGAGGGACGATTCCCCGTCACGGCCGACGAATACCCAACCGGAACCCCCGAATGCATGGCTGAAACTCAGGAAGTCCCGACGTTCTTCATTCATCGCCAGCAGGGTCGTCATGTCGGCCTCGCCATTCTCCAGCATTGTCAGCAACTCGCCGGGGGAGAACGATTCACGATGCACGAACTCAAGGCCGGTCATGTGCGCGATGCGCTGGAGAACGTCGTGGTTCAGCCCATTCCACTGCCCCTGTTCGTTCTTGAACAGGTACAACGGAAACTGCATCGTGGCCACGATGACCCGGGGGTTCTCCTTGATCCACTTCAACTCCTGCGCGTCCAGCACCAGCCGTTCGCCAGGGTTGGGCGGTGGCGTTTCGAAAGCCGCCAGCGGCGCCGCGTTGCCTCCCTGCGTCCAGTACATCAGGGCCAGGCCCATTACCCAGCCCAGGGCCGGTTTGCCTTTGATAAAAAACGACATCTGCATTTCCTTCGAGATGACTCGCCCATCCCTCCAAGGGCGAAAACCCGGCCAGTTTGGCATGCAGAAACAAGAAAGCCCGTCAGGAGACGGGCTTCAAAATGTGACAGGTTTACCCGGTCAGAGAGGCTTGCCGCGATTGCCATGCTGGCTGACAAAGGCCTGCACGGCTTTCAAGTCGTTGGGCAACACGGTGCAACGCTCATCTCGCTCAAACAAATCAGAAAGATGCGCAGGCAGTTCGAGCGCTTTTCCTACACCGGCTTTCTCCACCGCTTCCGGGAACTTGACCGGGTGAGCGGTGCCCAGGATCACCATCGGGAGGTCCAGGCTGCGACGGCATTCACGGGCCGCCCTGACGCCGATGGCCGTGTGCGGGTCGAGCAGTTCGCCGCTCTGTGCGAACACCTCGGCGATGGTTTCGCAGGTTTGCTCATCGTCCACGGCCAGGGAGTCGAACAACTTGCGGGCTTCGGTCCAGCGCTCAGGCTCGACGCTGAAACCGCCGCCCTGGCGGAAGCTGTCCATCAGCCCGGCAATCGCCGCACCGTTGCGACCGTGCAGGTCGAACAGCAGGCGCTCGAAGTTCGACGACACCATGATGTCCATCGAAGGCGACAGCGTGGCGTGCAGGGTTTCCTTGACGTACTGGTTGCCGCTCATGAAGCGGTGCAGGATGTCGTTGCGGTTGGTGGCGACGATCAATTGGTTGATCGGCAGCCCCATGTTGCGCGCCAGGTAACCGGCGAAGATATCGCCGAAGTTGCCGGTCGGCACCGAGAACGATACGGAACGGGCCGGACCGCCCAATTGCAGGGCCGCGTGGAAGTAATAGACGATCTGGGCCATGATCCGCGCCCAGTTGATCGAGTTCACCGCCACCAGCCGCGTGCCCTTGAGAAAACTCTGGTCGGCGAAGCTGGCCTTGACCATTTCCTGGCAGTCATCGAAGTTGCCTTCGATGGCGATGTTGTGGATGTTGTCGCCGAAAATCGTCGTCATCTGGCGACGCTGCACTTCCGAGACGCGGTTGTGCGGATGCAGGATGAAAATGTCGACGTTTTCGCAATGCTTGCAGCCTTCGATGGCCGCCGAACCGGTGTCGCCAGAGGTGGCACCGACGATCACCACGCGCTCGCCACGCTTTTGCAGCACGTAGTCCAGCAGGCGACCGAGCAGTTGCAGGGCGAAGTCCTTGAACGCCAGGGTCGGGCCGTGGAACAGTTCCATGACCCATTCGTTACCGTTGAGCTGGCGCAGCGGTGCGATGGCATTGTGGGAAAAGACGCCATAGGTCTCTTCCAGGATCTTTTTGAAATCGGCGTCCGGGATGCTGCCGGTGACGAACGGGCGCATGACCCGGAACGCCAGCTCGTGATACGGCAGGCCGGCCCAGGAAGCGATTTCCTCCTGGGTGAAGCGCGGCAGGTTTTCCGGCACATAGAGACCGCCATCCGTGGCCAGGCCGGCCAGGAGGACATCTTCGAAATTCAGGGCCGGTGCCTGGCCGCGGGTGCTGATATAGCGCATTTTTTGGCAAACCTTCGGTTTGAGCTTCAAGGTCAAGCGGCAAGCAACAAGTCAAAGCGGCTCAGCTTCTACTTGCGGCTTGCAGCTTATAACTTGCCGCTAAATTAATTCAAATGTTCGACACGGATACGGACCACCGGCCCAACGACACCCTGGAGCGCTTCCAGCGCCGCAATCGCGTCGTTGATGCTCTGCTCGACCACCCGGTGGGTCAGCAGGATCATCGGCACCAGGCCGTCGTGTTCCTCGACTTCCTTCTGCATGATCGACTCGATGTTGATGCCGCGTTCCGAAAGGATACTCGCCACTTGGGCCAGCACGCCTGGATGGTCCTTGGCCTGGATACGCAGGTAGTAGGAGCTTTCGCACGCCTCGATCGGGAGAATCGGGTGCGCCGACAGCGAATCCGGCTGGAAGGCCAGGTGCGGCACACGGTTTTCCGGGTCCGAGGTCATGGCGCGAACCACGTCCACCAGGTCGGCAATGACCGAAGAGGCCGTCGGTTCCATGCCCGCGCCGGCGCCGTAGAACAACGTCGAGCCCGAGGCATCGCCGTTGACCATCACCGCGTTCATCACGCCGTTGACGTTGGCGATCAGGCGGTCGGCCGGGATCAGCGTCGGGTGCACGCGCAGCTCGATGCCGCTGGCGGTGCTGCGCGCCACGCCCAGGTGCTTGATGCGGTAGCCCAAGGCTTCGGCGTAGTTCACGTCAGCGGTGGTCAGCTGGGTGATGCCTTCGGTGTAGGCCTTGTCGAACTGCAACGGAATGCCAAACGCAATGGACGCCAGGATCGTCAGCTTGTGCGCTGCGTCGATGCCTTCCACGTCGAACGTCGGATCGGCCTCGGCGTAGCCCAGGGCCTGGGCTTCGGCCAGCACGTCTTCGAAGGTGCGACCCTTCTCGCGCATCTCGGTGAGGATGAAGTTGCCGGTGCCGTTGATGATCCCCGCGACCCAGTTGATGCGGTTGGCCGACAGGCCTTCGCGGATCGCCTTGATCACCGGGATACCACCGGCCACGGCGGCTTCGAATGCCACGATCACGCCCTTCTCGCGGGCCTTGGCGAAAATCTCATTACCGTGAACAGCGATAAGCGCCTTGTTCGCGGTGACCACATGCTTGCCATTCTCGATGGCCTTGAGTACCAACTCGCGGGCAACGGTATAGCCGCCCACCAGCTCTATGACGATGTCGATCTCAGGGTTCGTGGCCACTTCGAAGACATCGTTGGTAATCGCAATACCGGTCGTCTGGAACTGAGGCTTTGGCGTGCGCATGGCAATTTGTGCCACTTCGATCCCACGCCCGGCACGACGAGAAATTTCCTCGGCGTTGCGCTGAAGTACGTTGAAGGTGCCGCCACCGACGGTACCTAACCCACAGATGCCTACTTTGACCGGATTCACTCTTGACTCCCCATGAAACGGCCGACGCAAGGTCGGCCGTGAAATACAGCCGCGAAGCTACGCGACTCTGTGTTTAACGGCCCGACGAATGTGTTCGTCGAGCCGTGATCTTCAAAAGCGCACCGCACATGATCATTTCGCGCCCAGGGCCAGTTTGGCCACTTGTGGCGCCGGCTGGTAGCCCGGAATTACCTGACCATCGGCCAAAACAATCGCCGGCGTACCGTTCACACCTATTGACTGTCCGAGCGCAAACTGCTTGGAAACCGGGTTATCGCACTTGGCGGCCTTGATTTCCTTGCCGTCGACCATCTTGTCCATGGCCGCTTTCTTGTCCTTGGAGCACCAGACCGCCTGCAACTGCTCATCGCCCGGCGAACCCAGGCCCTGGCGCGGGAACGCCACATAGCGCACTTCGATGCCGCGTTTGTTCAGTTCCGGCACTTCGGCGTGCAGCTTGTGGCAATACGGGCAGGTAGTGTCGGTGAACACGGTGATGTGGGACTTGGTTTCGCCGATCGCCGGATAAACCACGGTTTCAGCGACCGGAATGCCGTTGATCAACTTGGAAATGCCCTGGCGCTCGGTCATCTCGGTGAGGTTGACCGGCTTGCCGTCCTTGAGCTCGAACAGGTTGCCCTGGACGATGTACTGGCCGTCGGCGCTGGCGTACAGCACGCGGCTGCCCTTGAGCTTGACTTCATACAGGCCGGCCATGGGGCTGGCCGAGATGGCTTCGATCGGCACTTCGAGCTGAAGGTTTTCCAGGCTCTTGCGGATAGCCTTGTCGGCCGCGTCATCGGCGATGGCAAAGGTACTGGCCAACGCAATGGCGGCGGCGGTGAACATCTGGATCAAACGCATGGGGACTCCTGAGGCGAACAAATGAGACGGGAAACGCCGACCCGCAGATTCGGGTTCCAACCGCCCACTGTGCAAACCGGCAAAGCCTACCACATAAGGCTGGCGTGGCCGAATGCCGCTGACGCACGACATGGGTGGAGGCTTTCTGTGGGAGAGGGCTTGTGGGAGCAAGGCTTGCCCGCGATGAACGATAACGCGGTTCAGTTGTTACACCGCGGCGCGGCCATCGCGGGCAAGCCTTGCTCCCACAGGGATTTCATTCAGCCACGAGGATGATGCTTGGCATGCAAGTTCTGCAACCGCGCCCGGGCCACATGGGTGTAGATCTGGGTGGTGGACAAGTCGCTATGGCCGAGCAGCATCTGCACCACCCGCAAGTCGGCACCGTGATTGAGCAGGTGCGTGGCGAAGGCATGGCGCAAGGTGTGGGGCGAGAGGGACTTGCCGATCCCGGCCACCTTGGCCTGGTGCTTGATGCGGTGCCAGAACGTCTGGCGAGTCATCTGCTCGCCACGCAGACTGGGGAACAGCACATCGCTGGGACGCCCGCCCAGCAACTCATGACGGGCATCGCGCATGTAACGCTCGACCCAGACAATCGCTTCCTCGCCCATCGGCACCAGGCGCTCCTTGCTGCCCTTGCCCATCACCCGCAGCACGCCCTGGCGCAGGTTGACCTGCTCCAACGTCAAGCTGATCAACTCGGTGACGCGCAAGCCACAGGCATACAGGACTTCCAACATGGCCCGGTCGCGCTGACCGATGGCCTCGCTGAGATCGGGTGCCGCCAGCAGCGCTTCGACATCGGCTTCCGACAGGGACTTGGGCAGCGGACGCCCCAGTTGCGGCATTTCCACACGCAAGGTTGGGTCTACCGCGATCAGCTTTTCCCGCAGCAAATAGCGATAAAACCCACGCAGACCGGAGAGAAACCGCGCGGTCGAGCGGGGTTTGTAGTTCTGCTCCAGGCGCCACGCCAAGTGATCGAGGATCAACTCGCGACCGGCATTGACCAGTTCCAGGTGATTTTCCTGCAACCAGCCGTTGAACAACGCCAGGTCGCTGCGGTAGGCATCGCGGGTGTTATCGGACAGGCCCTTCTCCAGCCACAGGGCGTCGAGAAACTGGTCTATCAGAGGATGATCGATGGCTGGCATAAGAACTCTTGAAGGATGCGGGCACACACGGCATCGAAATTGAAAATGAAGCTATGCAGGGTGCTCAAAGCGCAAATCGCAGGCAACAAAAAAGCAGCCCGCAGGCTGCTTTTTTTGCATCGGAAGCTGGACTTAAGCCAGTTTTTCCTTGATGCGAGCTGCTTTACCCGACAGGTCACGCAGGTAGTACAGCTTGGCTTTACGTACGTCACCGCGACGCTTGACAGCCATGCTGTCGATTTGCGGGCTGTAGGTCTGGAAAGTACGCTCTACGCCAACACCGTTGGAGATTTTACGAACGGTGAATGCACTGTTCACGCCACGGTTACGCTTGGCGATAACGACGCCTTCGAACGCTTGCAGACGGGAACGGTCGCCTTCCTTCACTTTCACCTGGACGACAATGGTGTCGCCTGGGGCAAAGGTAGGGATTTCTTTGGTCATCTGCTCTGCTTCGAGTGCAAGGATGATTTTGTTAGTCATGCTGTGCTCCTAAGGCGAGTCGTCGGACTCACCATCGATACGTTGTTAACTATCGTCCCGCTCGCGGATGTATTCCTCGAGCAGCTTCTTCTCTTCTCCAGAAAGCGAGCGGCTTTCCAGAAGATCGGCGCGTCGTTCGTAGGTCCGACCAAGGGACTGCTGCAAACGCCAACGCCGGATGTGCGCGTGGTTGCCACTTAGCAACACGTCGGGAACACGCTGATCCGCATACACCTCCGGTCGGGTGTAGTGCGGGCAATCCAGCAGACCATCCGTAAAGGAATCTTCCTCAGCGGAATCCGCATGCCCTAAAGCTCCAGGCAGCAGTCGTGTAACCGCATCGATCAGGACCATCGCCGGCAGCTCGCCGCCAGACAGTACATAGTCGCCAATCGACCACTCTTCATCGACATGAGCTTCAATGAAACGCTCGTCAATGCCTTCATAACGGCCGGCAATCAGGATCAATGCATCCGAATTCGCCAGCTCGCGTACCGCCGACTGGG of Pseudomonas fluorescens contains these proteins:
- the recJ gene encoding single-stranded-DNA-specific exonuclease RecJ gives rise to the protein MRIEPRQLPDTLPFLGDLPPLLTRLYAARGVQSEAELDKSLARLIPFQQLKGIDAAVDLLVTALEQRQRILIVGDFDADGATASTVGMLGLRLLGAAHVDYLVPNRFEYGYGLTPEIVEVALARAPQLLITVDNGISSVEGVAAAKAAGLQVLVTDHHLPGLELPAADAIVNPNQPGCEFPSKALAGVGVIFYVLMALRARLRSLGWYASTPQPNIGELLDLVALGSVADVVPLDANNRILVHQGLERIRAGRARPGIKAILEVAKRDASRITSTDLGFILGPRLNAAGRLDDMSLGIECLLTDDPALAREMAAQLDGMNQDRKSIEQGMQREALAQLKDLPVESMPFGLCLFDPQWHQGVIGILASRMKERYFRPTIAFADAGDGLLKGSGRSVPGFHIRDALSVVAAQHPTLISKYGGHAMAAGLTLPEANFPLFAEAFDAEVRRQLREEDLTGRLLSDGTLAVEEFHLELARALRHAGPWGQHFPEPMFHGVFQLVEQRVVGERHLKVILKSECGSVKLDGIAFGIDREIWPNPTVRWVELAYKLDLNEFRGQETVQLMIAHIEPR
- a CDS encoding YaeQ family protein, producing MAQPSTTYKFELNLTDLDRNVYENVKQTIARHPSETEERMTVRLLAYAFWYNELLAFGRGLSDVDEPALWEKSLDDRVLHWIEVGQPDADRLTWCSRRTERTSLLAYGSLRVWEGKVIPAVKNLKNVNIAAVPQDVLETLAQDMPRVIKWDVMISEGTIFVTDDRGQHEVQLQWLLGERG
- a CDS encoding CaiB/BaiF CoA transferase family protein, with translation MSLTAKPLAGVKVIELGTLIAGPFASRICGEFGADVIKVESPDGGDPLRKWRKLYEGTSLWWFVQARNKKSLTLNLKHPEGLAILKKLLGEADILIENFRPGVLEKLGLGWEVLHALNPKLVMVRLSGFGQTGPMKDQPGFGAVGESMGGLRYITGFEDRPPVRTGISIGDSIAALWGVIGALMALRHREINGGTGQVVDVALYEAIFAMMESMVPEFDVFGFIRERTGNIMPGITPSSIHTSADGKHVQIGANGDAIFKRFMQIIGRDDLANDPQLASNDGRDSRRDELYGVIDRWVNALPLDSVIDQLNQAGVPASRIFSAEDMFSDPQFLAREMFLQAKLPDGKAFKMPGIIPKLSDTPGTCEWVGPALGEHNAQVLGELGYDPQQIAKLRSDGAI
- a CDS encoding DUF3509 domain-containing protein, with amino-acid sequence MESISLLLNEALSPYQVSLTPSGAKGECRVTLKNASGVIMVERVFNQAQLTDKRQLTDVVDGLHRDVLIAEGRLEPCVIAALRNLARDKVMVAAN
- a CDS encoding transporter substrate-binding domain-containing protein; the protein is MSFFIKGKPALGWVMGLALMYWTQGGNAAPLAAFETPPPNPGERLVLDAQELKWIKENPRVIVATMQFPLYLFKNEQGQWNGLNHDVLQRIAHMTGLEFVHRESFSPGELLTMLENGEADMTTLLAMNEERRDFLSFSHAFGGSGWVFVGRDGESSLHSLEQLEGKVLALPARHALEAEIRRDYPAIKLRTTKTFGEARALVESREAYATIENETGVHLYPAGQLQVGSGLEGKWEPDYLAVRQDLTVLLSILNKALEAFPAEDMRALRSKWMAGATPVQAPSIWERMSRWGYWCVTVVVVFGLLSLLWNRRLQIQIDQRLKAEAVLKDQLMLQRALMDAIPDPIFICDLEGRLIMCNKSYEDQFATRFEKLRGTRLTDSASFPPATAELLHGEVMEQLRTGQSRFVDRQLMFSGGLREIYHWSVPFYGADGQLRGILGGWTDVGRRWRRCDRGLSEPAVTS
- the thrC gene encoding threonine synthase, whose amino-acid sequence is MRYISTRGQAPALNFEDVLLAGLATDGGLYVPENLPRFTQEEIASWAGLPYHELAFRVMRPFVTGSIPDADFKKILEETYGVFSHNAIAPLRQLNGNEWVMELFHGPTLAFKDFALQLLGRLLDYVLQKRGERVVIVGATSGDTGSAAIEGCKHCENVDIFILHPHNRVSEVQRRQMTTIFGDNIHNIAIEGNFDDCQEMVKASFADQSFLKGTRLVAVNSINWARIMAQIVYYFHAALQLGGPARSVSFSVPTGNFGDIFAGYLARNMGLPINQLIVATNRNDILHRFMSGNQYVKETLHATLSPSMDIMVSSNFERLLFDLHGRNGAAIAGLMDSFRQGGGFSVEPERWTEARKLFDSLAVDDEQTCETIAEVFAQSGELLDPHTAIGVRAARECRRSLDLPMVILGTAHPVKFPEAVEKAGVGKALELPAHLSDLFERDERCTVLPNDLKAVQAFVSQHGNRGKPL
- a CDS encoding homoserine dehydrogenase: MNPVKVGICGLGTVGGGTFNVLQRNAEEISRRAGRGIEVAQIAMRTPKPQFQTTGIAITNDVFEVATNPEIDIVIELVGGYTVARELVLKAIENGKHVVTANKALIAVHGNEIFAKAREKGVIVAFEAAVAGGIPVIKAIREGLSANRINWVAGIINGTGNFILTEMREKGRTFEDVLAEAQALGYAEADPTFDVEGIDAAHKLTILASIAFGIPLQFDKAYTEGITQLTTADVNYAEALGYRIKHLGVARSTASGIELRVHPTLIPADRLIANVNGVMNAVMVNGDASGSTLFYGAGAGMEPTASSVIADLVDVVRAMTSDPENRVPHLAFQPDSLSAHPILPIEACESSYYLRIQAKDHPGVLAQVASILSERGINIESIMQKEVEEHDGLVPMILLTHRVVEQSINDAIAALEALQGVVGPVVRIRVEHLN
- the dsbC gene encoding bifunctional protein-disulfide isomerase/oxidoreductase DsbC is translated as MRLIQMFTAAAIALASTFAIADDAADKAIRKSLENLQLEVPIEAISASPMAGLYEVKLKGSRVLYASADGQYIVQGNLFELKDGKPVNLTEMTERQGISKLINGIPVAETVVYPAIGETKSHITVFTDTTCPYCHKLHAEVPELNKRGIEVRYVAFPRQGLGSPGDEQLQAVWCSKDKKAAMDKMVDGKEIKAAKCDNPVSKQFALGQSIGVNGTPAIVLADGQVIPGYQPAPQVAKLALGAK